One genomic region from Roseofilum casamattae BLCC-M143 encodes:
- a CDS encoding calcium-binding protein: MATTLFDGTLGNRPADQGQLSLQQILPPPAAPAATETVADNRVTLNTDFNGNNTGYVGYINYAVTSVNPPAITPVNGSFPNLSVSDGYTLSFDLAIEAENSPSDVAGFNLLAVSDNAQQEIQLGFEQNRIFAYDSNFAVSESASFATANATNYDLKVEGDRYTLLAGETEILSGDLRNYTFDPTASDPELPFSPYELSNFLFFGDLSDRVSSTFSLGSIEVEVGTATPAPTPTPTPTPTPAPTPTPTPTPTPTPTPTPTPTPTPTPSNDTNLTPDSSFPIPRLLATDSDNIILLSSTAGPSSLINYPGGVWALDGNDRVAGSSLSEVILGDRGNDTLGGGGGDDRLLGGQNEDFLSGQDGDDLLRGDLGSDLLFGNEGNDTLRGGQGNDILNGGAGSDLLIGDLGIDLLVGGLGADTFVFRTDEANDNPGIAEQIIDWNSTEDVIGLTDGLTFSALEFDTSQNLAGSIANDTLIRIQATGQSLGVLVDYSSGLSNSNFISTSAAQMLVGSEVFSPPIP, encoded by the coding sequence TTGGCAACCACTCTCTTTGACGGAACCCTAGGAAATCGTCCTGCCGACCAAGGTCAACTGAGTCTGCAACAAATTTTGCCTCCTCCTGCTGCTCCAGCAGCGACAGAAACCGTTGCTGATAACCGCGTTACTCTAAATACAGATTTTAATGGCAATAATACTGGATATGTTGGTTATATAAACTATGCAGTAACCAGTGTAAACCCTCCTGCAATTACACCGGTTAATGGGAGTTTCCCAAACTTGAGCGTAAGTGATGGATATACTCTATCGTTCGATTTAGCCATTGAGGCTGAAAATAGCCCTTCCGATGTTGCTGGTTTCAATCTTCTGGCTGTCAGTGACAATGCTCAACAGGAGATTCAACTTGGGTTTGAACAAAATCGGATTTTTGCTTACGATAGCAACTTTGCAGTGAGTGAATCTGCATCGTTTGCAACCGCAAATGCCACCAATTATGACCTCAAAGTTGAGGGGGATCGGTATACTTTACTCGCAGGCGAAACAGAAATATTAAGCGGCGATCTGCGTAACTATACGTTTGACCCGACCGCTAGCGATCCCGAGTTACCGTTTAGTCCTTATGAGTTGTCTAATTTTCTGTTCTTTGGCGATCTTAGCGATCGCGTTAGTTCGACGTTCTCTCTCGGTTCCATTGAAGTAGAAGTCGGGACAGCAACGCCAGCACCAACGCCAACACCAACGCCAACGCCAACGCCAGCGCCAACACCAACACCAACGCCAACACCAACACCAACACCAACACCAACACCAACACCGACACCAACACCGACACCAAGCAACGATACCAATCTAACTCCAGACTCAAGCTTTCCCATTCCTCGGCTGCTGGCAACGGATAGTGACAATATTATTCTCCTCAGTTCGACAGCAGGTCCCAGCTCTCTGATTAACTATCCAGGAGGAGTTTGGGCCCTCGATGGTAATGACAGAGTTGCTGGCTCATCTTTGAGTGAGGTGATTTTAGGCGATCGGGGCAATGATACCTTAGGTGGTGGCGGAGGAGACGATCGCCTTTTGGGCGGGCAAAATGAAGACTTTCTCTCCGGTCAAGACGGGGATGACCTCTTACGTGGAGACCTCGGTAGCGATCTGCTCTTTGGTAATGAGGGTAATGATACGCTTCGAGGGGGACAAGGTAACGATATCCTCAATGGTGGAGCGGGGTCAGATCTGCTCATTGGCGATCTCGGCATCGATCTACTCGTTGGTGGGTTAGGTGCAGATACTTTTGTGTTCCGCACTGATGAAGCGAATGATAATCCCGGCATCGCCGAGCAAATTATTGATTGGAATAGTACTGAAGATGTTATTGGCCTGACCGATGGGTTAACCTTTTCTGCTCTCGAGTTCGATACCAGTCAAAATTTAGCCGGCAGCATTGCCAACGATACCTTAATTCGGATTCAAGCCACCGGACAAAGTTTAGGGGTTCTGGTCGATTACTCTTCGGGATTAAGCAATAGTAATTTTATCTCGACATCAGCGGCTCAAATGCTGGTGGGATCTGAAGTTTTTTCTCCTCCAATTCCTTAG
- a CDS encoding aminopeptidase P family protein — protein MSQVNSPYHRRKHLAEQIDFPVLLWSGKPSPRNFPANIYPFRANSHFLYFAGVSIPNAAIRLDGEELTLFMDDPSPGSALWHGIEPTRAEWAEKIGADKHYAIAELPNYGKDAATLPVQDFATRSLQSEVCNRSLPKTLTGRDLDLARAVISLRMRHDEAALSEMRQAMEVSIKAHQAGMEATKQAKTEAEVRAAIEATFITHQMSPAYCSIVTVHGEVLHNDRSPHPLNPGDLLLVDAGAETPGGWASDITRTWPVSGKFSATQRAIYEVVLGAQKRSIDRIKPGVEYEKIHLEAALAIAEGLVDLGILIGEPESLVERDAHALFFPHGIGHLLGLDVHDMEDLGDLAGYATGRKRSDRFGLRFLRLNRPLESGMVVTIEPGFYQVPGILNNPQMREKYKGVVNWEKLAQFADVRGIRIEDDVLVADARAEVLTAHLDSAPDAVEQHLYTVD, from the coding sequence ATGAGCCAAGTTAACTCCCCGTACCATCGCCGCAAACATCTCGCCGAACAGATTGATTTTCCGGTTCTTCTCTGGTCGGGAAAACCCAGTCCTCGCAATTTTCCGGCGAATATTTATCCCTTCCGCGCCAATAGCCATTTTCTCTATTTTGCCGGAGTCTCTATTCCGAATGCTGCCATTCGTTTAGACGGAGAAGAATTAACTTTATTTATGGACGATCCTTCTCCGGGTTCGGCATTATGGCATGGAATAGAACCCACTCGCGCGGAATGGGCGGAAAAAATAGGAGCCGACAAGCATTATGCGATCGCAGAGTTACCCAACTACGGTAAAGATGCCGCCACTCTCCCCGTCCAAGATTTTGCTACTCGTTCGTTGCAGTCGGAAGTTTGTAATAGATCTCTACCAAAGACTCTCACCGGACGAGATTTAGACTTAGCACGAGCCGTCATTAGCTTGCGTATGCGTCACGACGAAGCAGCACTTTCCGAGATGCGACAAGCAATGGAAGTCAGCATCAAAGCGCACCAAGCGGGAATGGAAGCAACGAAACAGGCTAAGACTGAAGCTGAAGTGAGGGCAGCGATCGAAGCGACTTTTATTACCCATCAGATGAGTCCGGCTTACTGTAGTATTGTAACCGTCCATGGAGAAGTCTTGCACAACGATCGCTCTCCCCATCCTTTAAATCCGGGAGACTTATTATTAGTCGATGCCGGAGCAGAAACGCCTGGAGGATGGGCTTCCGATATTACGCGAACTTGGCCGGTTTCGGGTAAATTTTCGGCAACACAACGCGCTATTTATGAAGTTGTCTTAGGGGCGCAAAAACGCTCCATCGATCGCATAAAACCGGGGGTAGAATACGAGAAAATTCATTTAGAAGCGGCACTTGCGATCGCAGAAGGATTAGTCGATTTAGGCATTCTTATTGGCGAACCAGAAAGCTTAGTCGAACGCGATGCGCACGCCCTGTTTTTCCCTCATGGAATCGGTCATTTACTCGGTTTAGATGTCCACGATATGGAAGATTTGGGCGATTTAGCGGGTTATGCTACAGGACGGAAACGGAGCGATCGCTTTGGCTTGCGTTTTTTGCGCTTAAATCGTCCCCTAGAGTCGGGAATGGTCGTGACGATCGAACCCGGATTTTATCAAGTTCCGGGAATTCTCAATAATCCGCAAATGCGAGAAAAATATAAGGGTGTCGTTAACTGGGAAAAACTGGCTCAATTTGCCGATGTACGCGGCATTCGTATTGAGGACGATGTCCTGGTCGCAGATGCCAGAGCAGAGGTGTTAACGGCTCATTTGGACAGTGCTCCGGATGCAGTTGAGCAGCACTTATACACTGTAGATTAG
- a CDS encoding DUF4332 domain-containing protein yields the protein MNVASPRNSLVSCTYPLEELPGLSRQHCNLLYRLGLSTTTDLLQQMSPAPERIKYAKQLRLPIHVINKWIALSDLARVKSIGCEYNGLLLHSGIASVAQLSQMSAHHVHRQVLKLQVTLMQRRDLCPSVDRVAQWIKEARQLAR from the coding sequence ATGAACGTTGCATCACCTCGGAACTCTCTGGTCTCTTGCACTTATCCCCTGGAAGAATTACCCGGTCTCAGTCGCCAACATTGCAATCTTCTGTATCGGTTAGGTCTGAGTACCACTACCGATCTGCTCCAACAGATGTCTCCCGCACCGGAGCGGATTAAATATGCTAAGCAACTGCGACTGCCAATCCATGTTATTAATAAATGGATTGCGCTTTCCGATCTGGCTCGAGTGAAAAGTATTGGTTGCGAATATAACGGGCTTTTGTTACATTCCGGCATTGCTTCGGTGGCGCAACTCTCGCAAATGTCCGCCCACCACGTCCATCGCCAAGTTTTAAAGTTGCAAGTCACGTTAATGCAACGCCGGGATCTGTGTCCCAGCGTCGATCGCGTCGCACAATGGATTAAGGAAGCTCGCCAATTAGCCCGTTAG